The DNA window CGGAAGGTCACCACCGACCCGGACGAGATGGGCGTCGGCGCGGCGGGAGTACCGGGGAGCGTATGAGCACCACCACCCAGTCGGCGAGCGTGGAACTGCGCGACATCCACGTTTCGTTCGGGACCCTAGAAGTGCTGCGCGGTGTGGACCTGGCCGTCCCCCGCGGCGAGACGGTGTGCGTGATCGGGCCGTCCGGTTCGGGCAAGTCGACGCTGCTGCGATGCGTGAACCGCTTGCAGGAGCCCGATTCCGGCGATCTGCTGTTCGACGGCGAGAGCGTGATCAAGGCCGACCCCGACCGGCTGCGCCAGCGCGTCGGCATGGTGTTCCAGCACTTCAACCTGTTCGGGCACCGCAGCGTGCTGGACAACATCACGTTGCCGCTGCGGAGTGTGAAGAAGCTGGACAAGTCCGCGGCCGAAGCGGTCGCGCTGGCACGGCTCGCCGACGTGGGGCTCGCGGACAAGGCGCCGTACCGGCCGGCCGCGCTGTCCGGCGGGCAGCAGCAGCGGGTCGCGATCGCGCGGGCGCTCGCGATGGATCCCGAGGTCATGCTGTTCGACGAGGCCACCAGCGCGCTCGACCCCGAACTCGTCAAGGGCGTGCTGGACCTGATGGCGGGGCTCGCCGAACGCGGGCTCACGCTCATCGTGGTCACGCACGAGATGGGGTTCGCGCGCAGCGTCGCCGACAAGGTCGCCTTCATGGACCGCGGCAAGATCGTCGAGTACGGCACGCCGGAGGACGTCTTCGACAAGCCGCAAAGCCCGCGCCTGCAACAATTCCTTTCCCAGGTGCTCTGATCCGGTCGTAAGATGCGGCCGTGACTCCCTTGATCGCACGGCTCTTCTCCTACCCCGTCAAGGGGTGCGCGGGAACCGAGCTGGACACGGCCGTGGTGACCCCGGCCGGGATCGAGCACGACCGCACGTTCATGGCGGTCGGCGAGGACGGGGTGTTCCGCAGCCAGCGGCGCCACCCCGCGCTCGCGGTCGTGCGGCCGGAGATCGCCGACGGCGGGAAGGTGCTCGCGCTGTCCGCGCCCGGTGCCGAACCGTTCCGGCTCGC is part of the Amycolatopsis sp. CA-230715 genome and encodes:
- a CDS encoding amino acid ABC transporter ATP-binding protein — translated: MSTTTQSASVELRDIHVSFGTLEVLRGVDLAVPRGETVCVIGPSGSGKSTLLRCVNRLQEPDSGDLLFDGESVIKADPDRLRQRVGMVFQHFNLFGHRSVLDNITLPLRSVKKLDKSAAEAVALARLADVGLADKAPYRPAALSGGQQQRVAIARALAMDPEVMLFDEATSALDPELVKGVLDLMAGLAERGLTLIVVTHEMGFARSVADKVAFMDRGKIVEYGTPEDVFDKPQSPRLQQFLSQVL